A part of Escherichia marmotae genomic DNA contains:
- a CDS encoding YgeY family selenium metabolism-linked hydrolase produces the protein MAKNIPFKLILEKAKDYQADMTRFLRDMVAIPSESCDEKRVVHRIKEEMEKVGFDKVEIDPMGNVLGYIGHGPRLVAMDAHIDTVGIGNIKNWEFDPYEGMETDELIGGRGTSDQEGGMASMVYAGKIIKDLGLEDEYTLLVTGTVQEEDCDGLCWQYIIEQSGIRPEFVVSTEPTDCQVYRGQRGRMEIRVDVQGVSCHGSAPERGDNAIFKMGPILGELQELSQRLGYNEFLGKGTLTVSEIFFTSPSRCAVADSCAVSIDRRLTWGETWEGALDEIRALPAVQKANAVVSMYNYDRPSWTGLVYPTECYFPTWKVEEDHFTVKALVNAYEGLFGKAPVVDKWTFSTNGVSIMGRHGIPVIGFGPGKEPEAHAPNEKTWKSHLVTCAAMYAAIPLSWLATE, from the coding sequence ATGGCTAAGAATATTCCATTCAAACTGATTCTTGAAAAAGCAAAAGATTACCAGGCAGACATGACCCGCTTCCTGCGCGATATGGTTGCGATTCCCAGCGAAAGTTGCGATGAAAAACGCGTAGTGCATCGTATTAAAGAAGAGATGGAAAAAGTAGGTTTCGATAAAGTTGAAATCGACCCTATGGGCAACGTTCTCGGTTATATCGGCCACGGCCCGCGTCTGGTTGCAATGGATGCTCACATCGACACCGTCGGTATTGGCAACATCAAAAACTGGGAATTCGACCCGTACGAAGGTATGGAAACTGATGAACTGATCGGCGGTCGCGGTACTTCTGACCAGGAAGGCGGCATGGCGTCTATGGTTTATGCCGGTAAAATCATCAAAGATCTGGGGCTGGAAGATGAATACACCCTGCTGGTAACGGGGACAGTGCAGGAAGAAGACTGCGACGGTCTGTGCTGGCAGTACATTATTGAACAATCCGGTATTCGTCCGGAATTTGTGGTCAGTACTGAACCGACCGACTGCCAGGTCTACCGTGGTCAACGCGGTCGTATGGAAATCCGTGTTGATGTTCAGGGTGTTAGCTGCCACGGTTCTGCACCAGAACGCGGAGATAACGCCATTTTCAAAATGGGCCCAATTCTTGGCGAATTACAAGAACTGTCCCAACGTCTGGGCTATAACGAATTTCTCGGTAAAGGTACGCTGACCGTTTCCGAAATCTTCTTTACCTCCCCAAGTCGTTGCGCTGTCGCAGACAGTTGCGCAGTTTCTATTGACCGTCGTCTGACCTGGGGCGAAACATGGGAAGGTGCACTGGATGAAATCCGCGCGCTGCCTGCGGTACAGAAAGCCAACGCAGTCGTTTCTATGTACAACTACGACCGTCCGTCCTGGACTGGTCTGGTTTACCCAACCGAATGCTACTTCCCGACCTGGAAAGTAGAAGAAGATCACTTCACCGTTAAAGCGCTGGTGAATGCCTACGAAGGGCTGTTCGGCAAAGCACCGGTCGTTGATAAGTGGACATTCTCAACTAACGGCGTCTCCATCATGGGCCGTCACGGTATTCCGGTTATCGGCTTTGGCCCCGGTAAAGAACCTGAAGCGCACGCGCCAAACGAAAAAACCTGGAAATCTCACCTGGTAACCTGTGCCGCTATGTATGCGGCAATCCCATTAAGCTGGCTGGCAACCGAATAA
- the hyuA gene encoding D-phenylhydantoinase — MRVLIKNGTVVNADGQAKQDLLIESGIVRQLGNDISPQLPYEEIDATGCYVFPGGVDVHTHFNIDVGIARSCDDFFTGTRAAACGGTTTIIDHMGFGPNGCRLRHQLEVYRGYAAHKAVIDYSFHGVIQHINHAILDEIPMMVEEGLTSFKLYLTYQYKLNDDEVLQALRRLHESGALTTVHPENDAAIASKRAEFIAAGLTAPRYHALSRPLECEAEAIARMINLAKLAGNVPLYIVHLSNGLGLDYLRLARANRQPVWVETCPQYLLLDERSYDAEDGMKFILSPPLRNVREQDKLWCGISDGAIDVVATDHCTFSMAQRQQISKGDFSRCPNGLPGVENRMQLLFSSGVMTGRITPERFVELTSAMPARLFGLWPQKGTLAPGSDGDVVIIDPHQSQQIQHCHLHDNADYSPWEGFTCQGAIVRTLSRGETIFCDGTFTGKAGRGRFLRRKPFVPPVF, encoded by the coding sequence ATGCGTGTATTGATCAAAAACGGCACTGTTGTTAACGCTGATGGGCAAGCAAAGCAGGATTTGCTGATTGAAAGCGGGATTGTTCGCCAGTTAGGTAACGATATTTCGCCGCAGCTCCCTTATGAAGAAATTGATGCCACTGGCTGTTACGTTTTCCCAGGCGGCGTGGATGTCCATACGCATTTTAATATTGATGTCGGCATTGCGCGCAGTTGTGATGATTTTTTTACCGGCACCCGCGCGGCTGCGTGTGGCGGTACAACAACCATTATTGACCATATGGGATTTGGCCCAAACGGCTGCCGGTTACGCCATCAACTGGAAGTTTATCGTGGTTATGCCGCCCATAAAGCGGTCATCGACTACAGCTTTCACGGTGTTATCCAGCATATCAATCACGCTATCCTCGATGAAATTCCGATGATGGTCGAAGAAGGGCTGACTAGTTTTAAACTCTATTTAACCTATCAATACAAACTCAACGATGACGAAGTGTTACAGGCGTTACGCCGTTTGCATGAGTCCGGCGCGCTAACCACCGTACACCCGGAAAATGATGCTGCTATCGCCAGTAAGCGGGCGGAGTTTATCGCTGCCGGGCTAACCGCGCCGCGCTATCACGCATTGAGTCGACCGCTGGAGTGCGAAGCGGAAGCCATCGCCCGAATGATCAACCTGGCAAAACTTGCCGGTAACGTACCGCTCTATATCGTCCACCTGTCTAACGGCTTAGGCCTGGATTATCTGCGCCTTGCCCGCGCGAACCGCCAGCCTGTCTGGGTTGAAACTTGTCCGCAATATCTTCTGCTCGACGAACGTAGTTATGACGCAGAAGACGGCATGAAATTTATTCTTAGCCCACCGCTACGCAACGTTCGCGAGCAGGACAAGCTGTGGTGCGGCATCAGCGATGGTGCGATTGACGTGGTGGCGACCGATCACTGCACCTTCTCAATGGCCCAGCGCCAGCAGATTTCCAAAGGTGATTTCAGCCGTTGCCCAAATGGCCTTCCCGGTGTGGAGAATCGTATGCAGTTGCTGTTCTCCAGCGGCGTAATGACCGGACGTATCACACCGGAGCGTTTTGTTGAATTAACCAGTGCAATGCCCGCCAGACTGTTTGGCCTGTGGCCACAAAAAGGAACATTAGCGCCCGGTTCAGATGGTGACGTAGTGATTATAGATCCACATCAGAGCCAGCAAATTCAGCATTGCCATCTCCACGACAATGCTGACTACTCGCCCTGGGAGGGCTTTACCTGCCAGGGTGCAATTGTCAGAACCCTATCCCGTGGTGAAACGATTTTCTGTGACGGCACCTTTACAGGCAAAGCCGGACGGGGACGTTTCCTGCGACGCAAACCGTTTGTCCCTCCCGTGTTCTAA
- the arcC gene encoding carbamate kinase, producing MSKKIVLALGGNALGDDLAGQMKAVKITSQAIVDLIAQGHEVIVTHGNGPQVGMINQAFEAAAKTEAHSPMLPMSVCVALSQGYIGYDLQNALREELLSRGINKPVATLVTQVEVDANDPAFLNPTKPIGSFFTEQEAEQLTKQGYTLKEDAGRGYRRVVASPKPVDIIEKETVKALVDSGQVVITVGGGGIPVIREGNHLRGASAVIDKDWASARLAEMIDADMLIILTAVEKVAINFGKENEQWLDRLSLADAERFIDEGHFAKGSMLPKVEAAASFARSRAGREALITVLSKAKEGIEGKTGTVICQ from the coding sequence ATGAGTAAGAAAATTGTTCTCGCCCTGGGCGGGAATGCGCTGGGCGATGATCTGGCCGGACAAATGAAAGCGGTAAAAATTACGTCTCAGGCAATTGTTGATTTAATTGCCCAGGGGCATGAAGTTATCGTCACTCATGGTAATGGACCACAGGTGGGCATGATTAACCAGGCATTCGAAGCCGCCGCAAAAACGGAAGCGCATTCGCCTATGCTGCCGATGTCTGTCTGTGTCGCCTTAAGCCAGGGATATATTGGTTACGATCTGCAAAACGCCTTACGGGAAGAACTGCTTTCTCGTGGCATTAATAAACCCGTTGCAACGCTGGTTACCCAAGTTGAAGTCGACGCTAACGATCCGGCATTCCTCAATCCGACCAAACCGATCGGCTCATTCTTTACCGAGCAGGAAGCAGAACAACTGACAAAACAGGGTTACACCCTGAAAGAAGATGCGGGTCGTGGCTATCGTCGTGTCGTCGCTTCGCCAAAACCAGTTGATATTATTGAAAAAGAGACGGTAAAAGCTCTGGTAGATTCCGGCCAGGTCGTAATCACCGTTGGCGGTGGCGGTATTCCGGTGATTCGTGAAGGTAACCATCTGCGCGGTGCCAGCGCGGTTATCGATAAAGACTGGGCCAGCGCCCGTTTAGCAGAAATGATCGATGCCGATATGCTGATCATTCTTACTGCGGTAGAGAAAGTAGCAATTAATTTTGGTAAAGAGAATGAACAGTGGCTCGACCGCCTGTCATTGGCCGATGCAGAACGCTTTATTGATGAGGGGCATTTTGCTAAAGGTTCGATGCTGCCGAAAGTGGAAGCCGCCGCGTCATTTGCCCGCTCTCGCGCAGGCCGCGAAGCGCTGATTACCGTGTTAAGCAAAGCAAAAGAAGGGATTGAAGGTAAAACCGGAACGGTGATTTGCCAGTAA